In one window of Natrinema halophilum DNA:
- a CDS encoding SDR family NAD(P)-dependent oxidoreductase, which translates to MTKTTYSVSDRVAVVTGASRGIGQTIAERFVKDGADVVLCSRSQADVDEVAASIAENGTGDTHPVECDVTDRESVDALVRATIEEFDSFDILVNNAGGSFASEFEKLSENAWKTIVDINLHGTFNCLQSAGEVMRDGDGGVIVNIASNAGLRGAPALSHYGAAKAGVINLTATLAHEWAGDDVRVNAIAPGVVATPGIEEQLDISATSIDRDSVDRRIGTTDEIADVVQFLASPAASYVIGETIPVRGVPQIDGIGTP; encoded by the coding sequence GTGACAAAAACCACATATAGTGTCAGCGATCGAGTCGCCGTTGTAACTGGTGCATCACGGGGTATCGGTCAGACGATCGCGGAGCGGTTCGTCAAGGATGGTGCGGATGTCGTTCTCTGTTCTCGATCACAGGCAGACGTTGACGAGGTCGCAGCGTCGATAGCCGAGAATGGGACCGGTGATACGCACCCAGTCGAGTGCGACGTCACTGACCGGGAGTCAGTCGATGCCCTCGTCCGAGCAACCATTGAGGAGTTCGATAGCTTTGACATTCTCGTCAACAACGCGGGTGGGAGCTTCGCTTCCGAGTTCGAAAAGTTGAGTGAGAACGCCTGGAAGACGATCGTGGACATCAACCTGCACGGGACATTCAATTGCTTGCAGTCTGCGGGTGAAGTGATGCGGGACGGCGACGGCGGTGTTATCGTCAATATCGCGAGCAACGCAGGTCTGCGAGGGGCGCCGGCGCTCAGCCACTACGGTGCAGCGAAAGCCGGCGTCATAAATCTCACCGCGACGCTCGCCCACGAGTGGGCGGGCGACGATGTGCGGGTCAACGCGATTGCGCCAGGAGTCGTCGCTACGCCCGGTATCGAAGAACAACTCGACATCAGCGCCACGTCGATTGATCGGGACTCAGTCGATCGCCGCATTGGAACGACCGACGAGATCGCCGATGTCGTTCAGTTCCTAGCCAGTCCGGCGGCTTCCTACGTGATTGGCGAGACGATCCCCGTCCGGGGAGTCCCTCAAATCGACGGAATTGGAACGCCGTAG
- a CDS encoding acyl-CoA dehydrogenase family protein, producing the protein MAKSAENQQSGINFSLDEETRLIIDNLEKFIDQEVEPIQSELGETYSNPRLRYEDDGLFVPELLDAIETVRHKSAEAGFYAMNLPSDIGGGDVSNVGWYAAKKKVATSEVPLARYVLAGPEGPKPLLLEAEGDQIERFLKPTMQAEKSTAFAQTEPGTGSDSPNMETTAERDGDEWVINGTKQWITNGPYADFMQVFARTAPQEKAGRYGGITCFLVESDEYEIGSINNAVGQIGYQSEVHFNDVRVPANRVLGTLDDAFYTAMDFLSLGRLELGAESVGHSQFLLDRATDYASDRQAFGNRIGSYQGVAHKIARGRAKTYAADTTGLRLASAMDRDDRTVEESSIFKWLATNAFWEIADDVVQIHGGNGLSEENPFMHRLKYARVLRIVEGTDEIQLNTIAKQYGLL; encoded by the coding sequence ATGGCGAAGTCAGCCGAAAACCAACAGAGTGGAATCAACTTCTCACTCGACGAGGAGACACGTTTGATAATCGACAATCTCGAAAAGTTTATCGATCAGGAGGTCGAGCCAATTCAGTCCGAGTTGGGAGAAACGTACTCTAATCCTCGACTCCGGTACGAGGACGACGGCCTATTCGTCCCAGAACTCCTGGACGCCATCGAGACGGTCCGACACAAGAGCGCGGAGGCCGGTTTCTATGCCATGAATCTTCCGTCAGATATCGGTGGCGGCGACGTGTCCAACGTCGGGTGGTACGCCGCGAAGAAGAAGGTAGCCACGTCAGAGGTTCCGCTCGCTCGCTACGTCCTCGCCGGTCCCGAGGGGCCAAAGCCGCTATTGTTGGAAGCCGAAGGCGACCAGATCGAGCGGTTCTTAAAGCCGACCATGCAGGCGGAGAAATCCACCGCATTCGCACAAACTGAACCTGGGACCGGCTCGGATTCGCCGAACATGGAAACAACCGCCGAACGTGATGGTGACGAGTGGGTTATCAATGGAACTAAACAATGGATAACCAACGGGCCGTACGCGGATTTCATGCAGGTCTTCGCCCGGACGGCACCTCAGGAGAAAGCAGGACGGTACGGCGGCATCACATGTTTTCTCGTCGAGTCCGACGAGTACGAGATTGGTTCCATCAACAACGCTGTCGGCCAGATCGGGTATCAATCCGAAGTTCACTTCAACGACGTCCGGGTGCCCGCTAATCGGGTTCTCGGGACCCTTGACGACGCCTTCTACACCGCGATGGACTTCCTCTCTTTGGGTCGACTCGAGCTAGGTGCAGAGTCAGTCGGCCACTCGCAGTTCCTCCTCGACCGTGCCACGGACTACGCGTCCGATCGACAGGCATTCGGTAATCGGATCGGCTCGTACCAAGGGGTTGCTCATAAGATTGCCCGTGGCCGAGCGAAAACCTATGCCGCCGATACGACCGGATTGCGTCTCGCCTCGGCGATGGACCGAGACGATCGCACCGTCGAGGAGTCCTCGATCTTCAAGTGGCTTGCAACGAATGCGTTCTGGGAGATAGCCGACGACGTCGTCCAGATCCACGGCGGCAACGGCCTGTCAGAGGAGAACCCGTTCATGCACCGTCTCAAGTACGCGCGTGTGCTCCGTATCGTCGAGGGAACTGACGAAATTCAACTTAATACGATCGCCAAGCAGTATGGATTGCTGTAA
- a CDS encoding thiolase family protein yields MSEAVIVDAVRTPFGKYDGSFADTHPQDLAAKPIEALRDRNELIHGTIEDVIYGCVTPIGEQGLNIARLAPMVAGLGDIVPGVQLNRMCGSGQQAANFAAANIMADQHDVLIAGGIEHMTRVPMGSDGNSQEGILDRHAVTDTYLEHFDEIVDQGEGAERIAEEYGISREQVDKIAVDSQQRWKNAWDDGRYDDQLIPVETELDGERVVVEQDEHPRPGTDLDSLSELPLSFRDEGDGVHHAGNSSGIVDGSSALLLASRKAANEHSWEPMARIVATEVVGVDPVTMLKGPIPATEQVLEKTDMSVDDIDLFEVNEAFASVIGAWLEETGASWEKVNVNGGAIAHGHPLGATGAMLLTKLAHELQRTGQDYALCTMCIGFGQGIATIIERI; encoded by the coding sequence ATGTCTGAGGCAGTCATAGTTGATGCCGTCCGTACGCCGTTCGGAAAGTATGATGGATCGTTCGCGGACACGCACCCACAAGATTTAGCGGCGAAACCGATCGAAGCTCTTCGCGACCGAAACGAATTAATTCATGGGACGATCGAAGACGTCATCTACGGCTGTGTGACGCCGATCGGTGAACAGGGGCTCAATATCGCTAGACTTGCACCGATGGTGGCCGGGTTGGGCGACATAGTCCCTGGCGTCCAGCTTAACCGTATGTGCGGGTCCGGCCAGCAGGCAGCAAACTTCGCGGCGGCGAACATCATGGCTGACCAGCACGACGTCCTAATCGCCGGCGGCATCGAACATATGACTCGTGTTCCGATGGGATCAGACGGCAACTCCCAAGAGGGTATCCTTGACCGTCACGCGGTCACGGACACCTACTTAGAACACTTCGACGAGATCGTCGATCAAGGAGAAGGAGCTGAACGCATTGCCGAGGAATATGGCATCTCGCGCGAGCAGGTTGATAAGATTGCGGTCGATTCCCAGCAGCGCTGGAAAAACGCCTGGGATGACGGCCGGTATGATGATCAGCTCATTCCCGTCGAGACGGAACTCGATGGCGAACGGGTCGTGGTGGAACAGGACGAACACCCGCGGCCGGGGACGGACCTTGATAGCCTCTCGGAACTGCCGCTCTCGTTTCGGGACGAAGGCGACGGCGTGCACCACGCAGGCAATTCCTCGGGTATCGTCGATGGATCGTCCGCGCTGTTGCTCGCCAGCCGAAAGGCGGCCAACGAGCATAGCTGGGAACCGATGGCGCGAATCGTAGCGACAGAGGTAGTCGGGGTCGATCCAGTAACAATGCTCAAGGGGCCGATCCCGGCGACTGAGCAGGTTCTGGAGAAAACAGACATGTCCGTTGATGATATAGATCTTTTTGAAGTTAACGAAGCGTTCGCCTCAGTGATCGGAGCCTGGCTCGAGGAGACTGGCGCCTCTTGGGAGAAGGTCAACGTCAACGGCGGCGCCATTGCACACGGCCACCCCCTCGGCGCAACTGGGGCGATGCTGCTTACGAAACTTGCCCACGAACTCCAGCGTACCGGCCAGGACTATGCTTTGTGCACTATGTGTATTGGCTTCGGGCAGGGGATTGCGACGATCATTGAGCGTATCTGA
- a CDS encoding 3-hydroxyacyl-CoA dehydrogenase family protein translates to MTVGVLGVGSMGHGIAQVSAMAGHEVTVRDIDEGLIQEGLEAIEANLEGGIEHGKIGTKERDATLERLSGTTSIEAAVADADLVIEAIPERMDLKKETFETVDDHAPADAVLATNTSSLSVTEIASTLDEPGRMIGLHFFKPPHIMPLIEVVLAEQTYDETLSVGEAYAESTGKTAVTVEDFPGFASSRLGAMLSIEALRMLQEGVASAEDIDTAMRLGYNHTMGPIETVDHTGIDVNLDVMEYLREELGERYKPPQILKRKARAGKLGKKTGEGFYVWEDGEIVTESDH, encoded by the coding sequence ATGACCGTCGGCGTCCTTGGAGTCGGCTCTATGGGACACGGAATAGCACAGGTAAGCGCAATGGCGGGACACGAGGTTACCGTCCGAGACATCGACGAAGGCCTCATACAAGAGGGACTCGAGGCGATTGAGGCGAACCTAGAGGGGGGCATTGAGCACGGAAAAATTGGAACGAAAGAGCGGGATGCCACGCTTGAACGACTTTCGGGGACTACCTCGATAGAGGCAGCGGTCGCGGATGCAGACCTCGTGATCGAGGCTATCCCCGAACGGATGGACCTCAAGAAGGAGACGTTTGAGACCGTCGATGATCACGCACCAGCGGATGCCGTTCTCGCAACTAACACATCCTCGCTTTCGGTAACTGAGATCGCGAGCACGCTTGACGAACCGGGTCGCATGATTGGACTCCATTTCTTTAAACCTCCCCACATTATGCCGCTCATTGAGGTCGTCCTCGCCGAACAGACGTACGACGAGACGCTCTCGGTCGGTGAGGCGTACGCCGAGTCGACCGGCAAGACCGCCGTCACTGTCGAGGATTTCCCTGGCTTTGCGTCATCGCGACTGGGAGCGATGCTTAGTATCGAAGCGCTCCGCATGCTTCAGGAAGGCGTCGCAAGCGCAGAGGACATCGATACTGCGATGCGACTTGGCTACAACCACACAATGGGCCCCATCGAGACGGTTGATCACACTGGAATTGACGTCAACCTGGATGTGATGGAATACCTGCGCGAAGAACTCGGGGAGCGTTACAAGCCGCCCCAGATCCTAAAACGAAAGGCAAGGGCGGGAAAACTCGGCAAGAAGACAGGCGAAGGGTTCTACGTCTGGGAGGACGGGGAAATCGTGACGGAGAGCGATCACTAG
- a CDS encoding CaiB/BaiF CoA transferase family protein translates to MQLDSIRVVDLTRLLPGPYATQLLSDMGAEVIKIEDPDLGDYARFIEPKVADDVGAVFSAINRGKKSVTINLKDEGGLEAFYKIVADADAVIEQFRPGVAARLGVDYESVRIHNPDIVYCSLSGYGQDGNYRDRVGHDLNYASMAGLIDMTRDSEGSKPEIPGFLIGDIAGGTFTALSMVSALLSRELNKGDSNYIDLSITDTLLSFSHAVAPLALNGDQPRPGRTELTGKFPCYDVYETADGRYLSIGALEPKFWRTLCEELGQEELIERHRAEDEATRVAVRERLAETFRSKTLEEWKSRLAQKEVMFAPVQTISEAVTDDHVRSRGIVRDANGLIPRIGYPAKVRHGLQQTDESVPEMGEHTEEVLEEAGIDQTEFEELRRQDVV, encoded by the coding sequence GTGCAACTCGATAGCATTCGTGTCGTTGATTTGACTCGGCTCCTTCCAGGACCGTATGCGACCCAGTTGCTTTCGGACATGGGAGCAGAAGTGATCAAGATCGAAGATCCGGATTTGGGCGATTATGCGCGATTCATAGAACCGAAGGTGGCCGACGACGTGGGCGCCGTCTTCTCTGCCATCAACCGTGGCAAGAAAAGTGTAACTATCAATCTCAAAGATGAGGGCGGTCTTGAGGCCTTCTACAAGATCGTCGCAGACGCGGATGCCGTGATTGAACAGTTCCGCCCTGGCGTCGCCGCCCGCCTCGGCGTCGACTATGAATCCGTCCGTATCCACAATCCAGACATTGTCTACTGTTCACTGTCCGGATACGGACAGGACGGGAACTACCGGGACCGCGTCGGTCACGATCTAAACTACGCAAGCATGGCGGGGTTGATTGACATGACTCGGGACAGTGAAGGTTCAAAACCCGAGATTCCCGGTTTCCTAATCGGTGACATAGCCGGTGGAACATTCACGGCGCTCAGCATGGTCAGCGCTCTCTTGAGCCGAGAGTTGAATAAGGGCGATAGTAACTACATCGATTTGTCCATTACTGACACACTACTGTCATTTTCGCACGCCGTCGCGCCGCTCGCGCTGAACGGAGATCAACCCCGCCCTGGGCGCACCGAACTGACAGGAAAATTCCCCTGCTACGACGTGTATGAGACAGCTGATGGCAGATATCTCTCGATTGGTGCACTCGAGCCAAAATTTTGGCGGACGCTCTGCGAGGAACTCGGCCAGGAAGAACTGATCGAAAGACATCGAGCGGAGGACGAGGCGACGCGAGTGGCCGTGCGCGAGCGACTCGCGGAGACGTTCCGATCGAAGACCCTCGAAGAATGGAAATCTCGACTCGCCCAGAAGGAGGTCATGTTCGCTCCGGTACAGACAATAAGCGAAGCTGTGACCGACGACCATGTTCGAAGTAGGGGGATCGTACGCGATGCCAACGGATTGATACCACGTATCGGATACCCGGCCAAGGTACGCCATGGGCTCCAGCAGACCGACGAATCAGTTCCTGAGATGGGCGAACACACGGAGGAAGTTCTCGAAGAAGCGGGTATCGACCAAACAGAGTTCGAGGAGTTGCGAAGACAGGATGTGGTGTAA
- a CDS encoding acyl-CoA mutase large subunit family protein, whose protein sequence is MFDDHELDAIQEQRDRWEEESLDSVLESHGERKGRFATVSNHMVDRLYTPADVADIDFEEEIGFPGEPPYTRGPYPTMYRGRTWTMRQFAGFGTAEETNERFHYLIDKGQTGLSTAFDMPSLMGLDSDDPMSEGEVGKEGVAVDTLRDMEILFDGIEIDKVSTSFTINPSAPVIYAMYIALAEQQGVPREEIRGTLQNDMLKEFIAQREWVIPPDPSLDVVTDTIEFATEETPKFHPVSISGYHIREAGSTAVQEAAFTLADGFAYVEDCLDRGLDVDEFAPLLSFFFNCHNSIFEEISKFRASRRIYGRVMEDWYGAQNPESKRLKFHTQTAGQSLTAQQPLNNIARVTIQALAAVFGGTQSLHTNSFDEALALPSEKAVRVALRTQQIISEESGAADIVDPMGGSFAIEKITNELEKEIMAYIEEIREMGEGSVRDGVLEGIEQGYFHREIGEASYEYQQRVESGEEVVVGVNEHTIEEDTSPEILEVDETTRDRQLTRLKEVKDERDDGEVDATLAALSEAIDRKENVMPFIIDAVKAYASMGEIMQVFEDHYGAYQENITPI, encoded by the coding sequence ATGTTCGACGACCACGAGCTCGATGCTATTCAGGAGCAACGGGACCGGTGGGAAGAGGAGTCACTAGATTCGGTTCTCGAATCCCACGGCGAACGGAAGGGCCGCTTCGCGACAGTCTCAAATCACATGGTTGACCGCCTCTACACACCCGCTGATGTAGCCGACATCGACTTTGAGGAGGAGATCGGTTTTCCCGGCGAACCGCCGTACACGCGCGGCCCGTATCCAACCATGTACCGGGGACGGACGTGGACAATGCGCCAGTTTGCGGGGTTCGGAACCGCCGAAGAGACCAACGAGCGGTTCCACTACCTCATAGATAAGGGTCAGACTGGCCTCTCGACTGCCTTCGACATGCCTTCGCTGATGGGGCTCGACTCTGATGATCCAATGAGCGAAGGCGAGGTCGGCAAGGAAGGCGTCGCTGTCGACACGCTTCGGGATATGGAGATCCTCTTCGATGGAATCGAAATCGACAAGGTATCTACGTCGTTTACGATCAACCCGTCGGCACCAGTCATCTACGCGATGTATATCGCCTTGGCCGAGCAGCAAGGCGTCCCACGCGAGGAGATACGCGGTACACTTCAGAACGATATGCTCAAGGAATTCATCGCTCAGCGGGAGTGGGTTATTCCGCCGGATCCTTCGTTGGACGTCGTAACTGACACAATCGAGTTTGCCACTGAGGAGACACCAAAGTTTCATCCTGTCTCCATATCAGGCTATCACATCCGGGAGGCTGGTTCGACAGCCGTCCAAGAGGCAGCATTCACGCTCGCCGATGGCTTCGCTTACGTTGAGGACTGTCTCGACCGAGGACTCGACGTTGACGAGTTCGCGCCGCTACTCTCTTTTTTTTTCAACTGTCACAACTCTATTTTCGAGGAAATCTCCAAATTCCGCGCGTCGCGTCGCATCTATGGCCGTGTAATGGAAGACTGGTACGGTGCCCAGAACCCCGAATCAAAGCGTCTTAAGTTTCATACCCAGACTGCGGGACAGTCTCTCACTGCCCAGCAGCCTTTGAACAACATCGCCCGAGTGACGATTCAGGCATTGGCTGCCGTCTTCGGCGGCACCCAATCGCTGCACACGAACAGCTTCGACGAAGCTCTAGCTCTTCCGAGCGAGAAGGCCGTCCGTGTCGCCTTACGCACCCAGCAGATCATTTCTGAGGAGTCGGGTGCGGCTGACATCGTCGATCCGATGGGAGGTAGCTTCGCAATTGAGAAGATCACCAATGAACTCGAGAAGGAAATCATGGCCTACATCGAAGAAATCAGGGAAATGGGCGAAGGATCGGTTCGTGACGGTGTCCTCGAGGGCATCGAACAGGGCTACTTCCACCGAGAGATAGGAGAGGCGAGCTATGAGTACCAACAGCGGGTTGAAAGCGGCGAGGAAGTCGTTGTCGGTGTCAACGAGCACACGATCGAGGAGGACACTTCCCCGGAGATCCTCGAAGTCGACGAAACAACACGCGACCGCCAGCTAACGCGGCTCAAGGAGGTGAAAGATGAGCGCGACGACGGGGAAGTCGACGCTACGCTCGCGGCTCTATCGGAAGCAATTGATCGCAAAGAGAACGTGATGCCGTTCATCATCGACGCAGTGAAAGCGTACGCGTCGATGGGCGAAATTATGCAGGTGTTTGAGGACCACTACGGTGCCTACCAGGAGAACATCACACCCATCTGA
- a CDS encoding cobalamin B12-binding domain-containing protein: MVAKVGLDGHDRGAHVIARAFRDAGFEVIYSGLHKSPDEIVQAAVQEDVDVLGISILSGAHDTLVPKIMNGLDKYSARDDTLVLVGGVIPEEDCNELEEEGVAAIFGPGTSIDETINFIKEQAPER, encoded by the coding sequence ATGGTAGCGAAAGTAGGACTGGACGGTCACGACCGCGGTGCACACGTCATTGCGCGTGCGTTCCGCGACGCCGGCTTTGAGGTCATATACTCCGGATTGCACAAGTCGCCCGACGAAATCGTTCAGGCAGCGGTCCAGGAGGATGTTGACGTGCTCGGCATCTCAATTCTCTCCGGGGCCCACGACACGCTGGTCCCGAAGATTATGAACGGACTCGACAAGTACAGTGCCAGAGACGACACGCTCGTTCTCGTGGGTGGGGTCATTCCTGAGGAGGACTGCAATGAACTCGAAGAGGAAGGCGTCGCAGCGATCTTCGGCCCTGGCACTTCGATAGACGAGACTATAAATTTCATCAAGGAGCAGGCACCAGAACGATAA
- a CDS encoding ATP-binding cassette domain-containing protein — translation MTDKIIELENVSKQFGGIVAIDDVTINCDDEGVTALIGPNGAGKTTLFNLITGKLHPTSGTIAYKGKDITNEGVAARVKQGIGRSFQLNNLFDDLTVRQNIRASITARTRNRFNFYSPVGTNVEISKEVDEILELLDLQRVENISCNKLAYGDQRRVEIALSLGTDPDFVLLDEPTAGLNPDETEEFVDLLESVNEQTNKSFLIIEHDMDVVFSIASRVIVLNEGAIIADGSPKSIQQNDDVEKAYLGTENFDEIRSDSKNESKFNSKQPILSLDDVNSFYDESHILHNVSMSINEGEVIALLGRNGAGKTTILRSIIGVVSPRSGSVVFNGNEISGMPTHKIARTGIGYVPQERRIFPNLTVEENIEVAIEPDSNWSIKRLYDIFPRLEERKYNDGKNLSGGEQQMLSIARTLGTDPDLLLLDEPSEGLAPVIVNKLQKNLSRLIEETDITLILTEQNSELAFSLADRIALVDKGQIVWTGTPYELDNSEELIQKHLTVAKAGKK, via the coding sequence ATGACTGACAAAATAATCGAACTTGAAAACGTATCGAAGCAGTTTGGAGGAATAGTTGCAATTGATGACGTAACCATCAACTGTGATGATGAGGGTGTTACTGCTCTCATCGGGCCCAACGGTGCAGGGAAGACAACACTATTTAATCTCATAACTGGTAAATTACACCCAACAAGTGGGACTATTGCCTACAAAGGTAAAGATATCACGAACGAAGGTGTCGCTGCACGTGTGAAACAGGGAATTGGTAGGTCCTTCCAACTAAACAATTTATTTGATGATCTTACGGTACGTCAAAACATTAGGGCGTCAATCACTGCAAGAACACGGAACAGGTTCAATTTTTATTCGCCTGTCGGTACCAACGTAGAAATATCCAAAGAAGTCGATGAAATACTTGAATTACTAGATCTCCAAAGGGTAGAAAATATAAGTTGTAACAAACTAGCCTATGGCGATCAACGACGTGTTGAGATCGCCTTATCATTAGGAACTGATCCTGACTTCGTTCTCCTTGACGAACCAACTGCTGGTCTTAACCCAGATGAGACTGAAGAATTTGTAGACCTATTAGAATCAGTTAACGAACAGACTAATAAGTCATTTTTAATTATTGAACATGATATGGATGTTGTGTTCTCCATTGCATCGCGGGTCATCGTGTTGAACGAGGGTGCGATAATTGCAGATGGTTCTCCAAAGTCTATTCAACAAAATGATGATGTCGAGAAAGCGTATCTTGGAACCGAAAACTTTGATGAGATCCGTTCAGATAGTAAAAACGAGAGTAAATTCAATAGTAAGCAGCCTATACTATCATTAGATGATGTCAATTCATTTTATGATGAGAGTCATATTCTTCATAATGTGTCGATGTCGATAAACGAGGGTGAAGTTATCGCGCTACTCGGCCGAAATGGAGCAGGGAAAACAACGATACTTCGAAGCATTATCGGCGTTGTTTCTCCCAGGTCTGGTAGTGTTGTGTTCAACGGTAACGAAATTTCAGGAATGCCCACACATAAGATTGCGAGAACTGGTATAGGTTATGTCCCACAAGAGAGACGTATTTTCCCAAATCTAACTGTCGAAGAAAATATAGAAGTTGCTATAGAACCGGACTCAAATTGGTCGATTAAGAGGCTTTACGATATCTTCCCACGACTTGAAGAACGAAAATATAATGATGGGAAAAATTTGAGTGGGGGAGAACAACAGATGTTATCGATTGCGCGTACCTTAGGAACAGATCCGGATCTGTTATTACTTGATGAGCCCAGTGAAGGACTTGCACCAGTTATTGTGAACAAACTTCAAAAGAATCTTTCGCGACTCATTGAAGAGACAGATATCACATTGATACTCACAGAGCAGAATTCTGAACTCGCGTTCTCGTTAGCCGACCGCATTGCTCTAGTAGACAAAGGACAGATTGTTTGGACAGGTACCCCATATGAACTTGACAATAGTGAGGAATTGATCCAAAAGCATCTTACAGTAGCCAAAGCAGGAAAGAAATAA
- a CDS encoding branched-chain amino acid ABC transporter permease, giving the protein MLGFDTRFLGLVIDSMILVLFGMGLNILFGYTGLLSFGHSAFYGIAAYAFGLSITNSYGLIPTTHSVIPAILIGVFVATLTAAIAGVVIVQRGGIYFAMLTLALTMLFYELANTLSNITGGDNGLIVPSQTIDLGVYSFSSADTKMFYYLVLVIVVLSLLFAWRIVNSPYGELITAVRENPERLNFIGLSAKFYQWTAFVISGAFAGLAGSLAALRNYVVSPSLLSWTTAADPLLVTLIGGAYSFLGPVIGTIVYVGIEEILIRFTDYWQISVGIILAFIVLFFPNGILGVWENRSDYDLQLLLKEQIGNRYTQFKKLFSGDQQ; this is encoded by the coding sequence ATGCTGGGATTCGATACCCGTTTCCTCGGGTTAGTAATAGATTCAATGATTTTGGTATTATTCGGGATGGGGTTGAATATTCTATTCGGATACACAGGATTACTATCATTTGGCCATAGCGCGTTTTATGGCATTGCCGCATATGCGTTCGGACTCTCAATAACTAACAGTTATGGACTTATTCCGACAACGCATTCAGTTATACCTGCAATTCTCATTGGTGTGTTTGTCGCGACACTAACTGCGGCAATTGCTGGTGTTGTAATCGTACAGCGAGGAGGTATTTACTTCGCGATGCTAACACTAGCATTGACTATGTTGTTCTACGAACTCGCCAACACATTATCTAATATTACTGGAGGTGATAACGGCCTAATTGTGCCATCGCAAACAATTGACTTGGGTGTTTATTCCTTTAGTTCTGCGGACACCAAAATGTTCTACTATTTGGTCTTAGTAATAGTTGTGTTATCACTATTATTCGCATGGAGGATCGTCAACTCGCCGTATGGAGAACTAATAACTGCGGTACGAGAAAACCCGGAGAGATTGAATTTCATCGGGTTGTCGGCTAAGTTCTACCAATGGACCGCGTTCGTCATAAGCGGTGCTTTTGCGGGTCTTGCTGGATCATTAGCCGCCTTGCGTAATTACGTCGTGTCACCATCGCTGTTAAGTTGGACTACGGCAGCTGATCCGCTTCTCGTCACCCTAATCGGAGGTGCTTATAGTTTCTTAGGACCTGTGATTGGCACCATAGTCTACGTTGGAATCGAAGAGATACTTATCCGATTCACTGACTACTGGCAGATCAGTGTTGGAATCATATTAGCCTTCATTGTACTATTCTTCCCTAACGGAATTCTTGGCGTTTGGGAAAATAGAAGCGATTATGATCTTCAACTATTATTAAAAGAGCAAATAGGGAATAGATACACCCAATTCAAAAAATTATTCAGTGGTGATCAACAATGA
- a CDS encoding branched-chain amino acid ABC transporter permease: protein MSVSTEILRVLINGLTNGMMLFLISAGLTLIFGVLNVINIAHGSFYMFGAYTAYLMMSSEITLIQYGGFWIALIISGVVVGIIGGIVERGIIKRIYDEDHIMQLLLTFSLVIVFDNFINIVFGSEFKSVTMPSLLQFQINVLDVVVPVYNLFLVGIGVIIACILTALFRYTQYGKSIRAAAQDREMAAALGVNIPLIYTSIFVLGSVLAGLGGALSAPYSTIHPTMGEEIIIDAFIVVVIGGLGSFTGAIIGSLLIGFLNSITFVVMPELQSVLPFLIMSVVILIRPGGLMGVEE from the coding sequence ATGTCTGTTAGTACTGAAATATTACGAGTGCTCATCAACGGTCTTACTAATGGTATGATGTTATTTTTAATTTCTGCTGGTCTAACTCTTATTTTTGGAGTATTAAATGTTATTAATATTGCGCACGGATCTTTCTATATGTTTGGAGCGTACACGGCATACTTAATGATGTCAAGTGAAATTACCTTAATTCAGTATGGTGGCTTTTGGATAGCCTTAATCATCTCTGGCGTTGTCGTTGGTATAATTGGTGGTATTGTAGAACGAGGCATAATTAAAAGAATATACGATGAGGACCACATAATGCAATTATTATTGACTTTCTCATTAGTAATTGTGTTTGATAATTTTATCAATATAGTTTTTGGTAGTGAGTTTAAATCAGTCACAATGCCTTCACTCCTCCAATTCCAAATCAATGTTCTAGATGTCGTCGTACCAGTGTATAACCTATTCTTAGTTGGAATCGGAGTCATAATAGCATGCATCTTAACTGCATTATTCCGGTACACCCAGTACGGTAAATCCATCCGAGCTGCCGCTCAAGATCGGGAAATGGCGGCCGCACTCGGAGTGAATATACCTCTGATATATACTAGTATATTTGTACTAGGGAGCGTACTCGCTGGGCTTGGTGGTGCGCTCTCAGCACCATACTCAACGATTCATCCAACTATGGGTGAAGAAATTATCATTGACGCTTTCATTGTCGTTGTGATCGGAGGACTTGGATCGTTCACTGGCGCCATCATTGGATCACTTCTCATTGGATTTTTGAATTCGATTACTTTTGTGGTTATGCCCGAGTTACAGAGTGTGCTTCCCTTTTTGATCATGTCAGTAGTGATATTAATTAGACCTGGTGGACTAATGGGGGTAGAAGAGTGA